In the genome of Halodesulfovibrio sp. MK-HDV, the window AGAGCTTGTGTCACTCATAAAAGAAACAGCGCTCAATTCGTCAACACCGGTTCTTGTAATGGGAGATGTGATCTCGCTTCAATACATCATGAACACACTTTGCAGTGGAATCGCCCGTTTTATTCCCAAGCCATTTTCGCCAACAGAGTTTATTGAAACTATTTCAGCAGAACTCAACTTGGCAGAACATAAGCAGGCGTAAGCATGATGGATAAAAAAGGTGAGCTATGCCAAAAAAAGGCCAAAATATCGTTAGCGCCTATTATTCTCATTATAACTTTTACTAGAACCACCCAAATCCACCAATATTGCTTGGGTGAAGTATGTGATCGTGGTATGAAGAACGCGGTCTCACAAACCAACACACAACTAAATCGCCTAACAGAACTTTATTGATCCTTCCCACAACTTGGATCTTTGAAGGGACAACACAAGCATGGATATTCTGCAACGCAGATATCCATGCTTGTTCCTTTTGGAAGGTAAAAAAGTACTCAATACAAAAAAAGACTCCCTTTCTAAATTTAGAAAGGGAGTCTTTTCTGAACAATATATGAATCAACGTGGAGGTTGCTGCAAAGTTGTTTTTAGAGAAACTAAGAAACACTTGTGAAGTGCAAGAAAAAGTTTGGAGCAAAGCATTGGTAGATCTATGTGAGCATTTGTTTTTTTCGAAATAACGCGGTCAACCGTTGCCGAGTCATAGAGCCTTACAGGAACAAGTGCCCCAGAGATGCGCAGCAATGTACGGATTTGTAAGCAATCTGGTGGGGTGATAATTACAATTCGAGCTCCATATCAAGAGCTGGGAGATCAAGCAGATCAAGAATCTTCTCTTCCCCAACCACGACAAAACCAAACTTCTCAAAAAACGGTACGGCTTCAGGCGTTGATTCTAGATGAATTCTTTTTGCACCCACCCGTTTTGAAATTTCAACACATTTTTGTATGAGCGAGGAACCGACACCTGTAAAACGGTGCTCTTCCCCCACAACTATATGTGAAAGCTCGGCTGTTTCGCCCTGCAATGTCAGCCTTCCACATCCTAAAAGTTTTCTATTTTTTAAGGCAACCAGCAGTGTACTTTTATCTTCCAGATCATCTTGAATGTAAGAACGGGTTACCCGTCCAACTGGAAACAAATCCACTCGCCGCATTGCCACGGTCGGTTCATACAAGTCAGACTCTTTATCAATTTCTTCAACAGAATAAAGCATATACTACTTCCCCCCGAAAGAGCTTTATGTGTTGTATTCTGACCATAAAATTATCATAAACAAACGTATGATACACACCGGAATCTACAAATTATCACGTCTGAATTCTAATATGCCTATATTGCAACTAAAAGAATCTTCCAGTTACGATTGATCCGTAGAAAAGCCCATGAACAAAGGCTCATCACCAAATAGTAATGTGCAGCAGGGGAAACATGGTAAGGAGGAAAATAATGTATAGGGAAAGATTGCACCAGAACCTGATTAAACAATAAACCGTTCACAGTGCCTACTATTCCACTCATGGAAAAGGAGTATAAACATAATGAAAATATGCTGTAACCATGAACTCGGTTCAAAATGCTTTTGGCTTATGCCACTGGCTACGGTGTCTGTTGTCCCCGCAACAGATAAATAGCCGCGCATCAGAGGGGTCTGATGCGCGGCTATAGTAATTTTTGTGCCTTTTCTATTCTGCGCACTTAACGCACAACGTCGCCCCCGGCATTGCCATTAAGCGAGCATGCGGGATGGGGGCACCACATTCCATGCAGTACCCAAAATCTGGATCATCAATATTGCGCAGTACAAACTCAAGCCCTGCAAGGCGCGATTCCGCTTTTGTCAGAGCTGCTGTATTCACACTGTTATTTACTATATTATCCATACGTGAAAGCCTGCCGATAGAGTCATCCGGCGCAACTGGCTTTGTGACTTCTTTCAACCGGCCAACTTCCATTTTCAAACGGCCAACTTCCTCGTACATTTTCTGCACGAGTGCTTCTTTTTGAATATCTTGCATATCTTTGCTCTAATGTTGGAAATAAATTGCAGAAAGGATGGAATATATAAGCCTAAGTCATAGGGAAAAATTCCGACTTAAGTACACAATGTAACCAACTACTTTTCCATGATAAATGTATTTTTCACGCATGGCCACTTTTTCTGCTATACTTTTACATATCATAACACGTTACAATACAAGAACAATACATATGGATAAAAAGAATACAATTACACGTTACCTGCACGCTTCCGGTTGGCTCGAAGAACTGCAATGCCGAAGCCTATCCGATGTCTCATTCCTTGCAGCGGGTGAGTACAATGAAAACTGGATAGTCAGTGCCGCCTCGCAAGATCAGATATTCAACCAGAAGCATTTTGTCTTCCGCATTAACCATGGAAGTCAGCTTGGGTTGGATAAAGAACAAATCCGATATGAATTTGAAGTACTTTCTGCCCTCAAAAATTCAGCAGTCACCCCAATTCCATATTTTGAAGATGCACAAGCCGGAAACTTTGATCCTGCCTTTGATCATGGTGTGTTGCTCATGGAATATATTTCGGGAACACCGTTGGATTACACGCAGGATTTAGATCATGCGGCTAAAGTCTTTGCAGCTGTGCATACACAACCTGTTCCTGAGCAGAATAATTTTATCCATCAGAAAAACCCTGTTGCGGACATTGTGACAGAATCTCTCGGGCTGCTCGCACGTTTTGAAGATCATCCCAAAATTGATGCACGACGAAAGCTGGAAACATACAGCGAAAGAATTACCAGCCTTGGGGAGGAATACGCATCAGCCTTTGCAGCTGAGCCGCAGCTCATTGTAAATACCGAAGTAAATTCCGGTAACTTCATCATCAATAGAGAACGTAACAGCGCACACCTTGTGGACTGGGAAAAAGCGGTTGTCTCAAGCCGTTATCAAGATCTCGGACATTTTATCGTTCCCACAACCACATTATGGAAAACGGACTTTATAGCAACGCCGGAGCACAGACACCACTTCCTTTCACGGTACAAAGAGTATGCAGGATTACATCAATCGATAGAAGAGCTTGCCATTCTTACCGGAATACTAGAAAAAACAATCATCCTTAGAGGGTTATCGTGGTGCTATATGGCATGGTACGAGTACACTCAACAAGACCGTACTCTTAAAAACAACGATACATTTTCAACAATTGAACGCTATCTGGACAATCTTGAATGGTTTTTACAATAGATTCCCTGTGTAAGAAATATAGCGGAAAAGCAGTGCTTTCCGATGTCTCATTCTCTGTAGATAAAGGAGACATCGTTTCCCTGATTGGCCCTTCAGGCGTGGGGAAAACAACACTGCTGCGCATTCTTGCCGGACTGGAAGAGCAAGACAGCGGTTCAATTTCATTTGAAACACCACCATCCAAGAACAATCCTGTCATCATGGTGTTTCAAGATTATCTGCTGTTCCCAAGCCTCACCGTTTTCGAAAATACGGCGTTTGCTTTAAAAGCACGAAAACTCCCTGCGTCAGAAATCGCAAAACGCGTGAACACCATTCTTGAATTCTTTCATCTTTCAGACAAACGAAAACAGTATCCTGCGCAGCTATCGGCTGGACAAAAGCAACGAGTCGCCATTGCCCGCGCTATGGTGGTAAATCCAGCAGTGCTGCTACTCGACGAACCTTTCGCAAATCTGGATCGAAATCTGAAGCTGGAAACCGCTGAATTTATCCGCGACACGCAAAAAGAGTTCGGCATCACAACAGTTAGTGTGACGCACGACCTTGAAGAAGCCTTTGCCATGTCCGACAAAATCGGCATCATGCTTAACGGAAGACTGGAACAATTCGACACGCCATCTGCACTATACAATTCACCAGAATCCATTGACGTTGCACGTTTTCTAGGACCTGTGAATATTTTGACACCTGAATTGTGTACTCATCTGAACATTCCCGCAGCAACCATCCCCAAAGGACGCGACTACGCCATCATCAGGCCGGAGCAGCTGACCCTGACACAAGGAACAGAGGCACGCATCAACCGTGTGCAATTTGGCGGACACTACATCAAATATTCACTGCAAGTGCAAAATACAGAACTGACAGCCTATGGCTTCACAGCACAATTTGCAGAAGGCGATACCGTTGGGATTCAAGTAAGTCAGCAATAGCAAAGTAGCTAGCTGGCCTTACAGGGATCTCGACAATAAATTTGGTACGTACCGAGCAAACGGTAATGTACCCGAAACTTATTAAAATGCTTTGGGATTAACCGGAAGCAACTCTCCAAGCTCAATCCCAGCTTCCGTAACAGTCGCTCTGTACGGGTATACCTCAACGCCAAGTTCCAACGCCTCATAAAAAAGATCTGCATACGCCGGATCAATCACATCTGCCGGAGCAAAACAATGCCCATCCGGACGTTGAATAAGATAGAAAAATGCTGCGCGCTGCCCTTGCTTCACAAGGTTGATCATATTGTTAAGATGTTTTCGTCCACGCTCTGTGACGGCGTCTGGAAAACAAGCAACTTCGTCTTCAACCATGGTTACGTTTTTACATTCAATCCATAGCGGCGGTAATGAGTCATCCGCTGTCCGCAACACACCGTCCGCACGGCTATCGCCAACCTTTGCTTCACTTTTAAAGAGAGTGTAGCCCTCTGCCCAATGCAATCTACCCGCCTCAAAAGCAGCTTTGAGCATTTTATTCGGCGTCTGAGTATTCACGCCGACCCATTTAACTCCGGATGCCATATTCAAACCAACTGCTTCCTGCGTCCATTTCAATTTTCTATTAGGATTCGCAGCAGGCGAAGCTAAAATTGGGGAACCCTGACGTAACAGCCCCATCATTGAGCCGGTATTATTGGAATGTATCCAGACGGACTCACCATCCACAAGAATTTCTACGCTAAAACGTTTCACGCGGCGAACAAAGGAACCGGCAATGCATCCCTCTGGATATGAAATAAGTGGCTCGTGTGTAGACATAAAATTTCCTAACTATTTATGTTTGATTACCAAAAAAGTTGGTAAGGAAACCGGTTCTAAAAGTTTACATGTGTGTTGTTAACTGGTACTCGGCAGAAAGCTAGAAGGCATCATAATTATTGTTTAAACGCACTGCATTTTAGCGCACGACGTTAACAGCAATTATTGCGGAGGGCTGCACAACAGTAAAATTCTGACTGTGCCCATTATCTGCTTTCGGTATACTTCTGGTTTTTTGATACGCCCACCATGTACGCATAAATTTTATTTTAGAGAGAGGCAACGAATGAAGACTTCAAGCCGTATCGCACAACTAAAACCGTCTGCTACCTTGGCCGTTAACGCAAAAGCTCTTGAGCTCAAAGCACAGGGTAAAGAAATTATTAGCCTAGCTGTTGGGGAACCTGATTTTCCAACGCCAGACTATGTACGTGACGCGTGTAAACGCGCGCTGGACGAAGGTTTTACCAGATATGGTGCTGTACCGGGGCTTCCTGAACTTCGTACTGCTGTAGCTAACTACTTCAACGTTATGTATGGCACGTCCGCACGTGCTGAACACACCATGATCACAAACGGTGGCAAGCAGGCGCTCTTCAACCTGTTCCAGAGTCTCATCAACCCTGGCGATGAAGTCATCATCCCAGCACCATACTGGGTAAGCTATCCGCCAATGGTACAACTCGCTGAAGGCGTACCTGTAGCGGTTGCAGCCTCTGCTGAAGCAGGATTTAAAGTTACCGTTGAACAGCTCGAAGCTGCACGTACTGAAAAAACAGCTGTGCTACTGCTTAACTCTCCATCCAACCCGACTGGCGCTGCGTACTCCCGAGATGAAATTAACGCCGTCGCGGAATGGGCTATCAGTCATAACATCTTTATTATTTCCGACGAAATTTACGATCAACTCGTATATGCACCAGCAGAGCACGCTTCACTTGCTCCATGGTGGGAAAAATTCCCAGAACAGGTCTGTATCGTAAACGGTCTGGCAAAAAGCTTTGCCATGACAGGTTGGCGCATCGGCTACGTTCTTGCGCATGTTGATCTCATCAAAGCAATGAGCAAGATTCAAGGTCAGTCCACATCAAACGTCTGCTCTTTCGCACAAAAAGGTGCTGTTGCAGCGCTTACTGGCGGCTTTGAAATCGTTGAATCCATGCGAGCCTCTTTCCGCAACCGCCGTGACCTTGCCATGAGCATTATCGGAAAATGGCCTAATGTTGTATGTCCTGTGCCACAGGGTGCGTTCTACCTTTTCCCAGATGTCCATCGTTTATACAACGAAACATACCCAGACTCTGCTGCAATGTGCACATACCTGCTTGAAGAGGCAGGCGTTGCGTTGGTTCCGGGTGCTGCATTCGGTGATGACAACTGCATTCGCATTTCATACGCAGTGGACGAAAAAACACTCGAAGAATCTTTGCATAAAATTGCTCGTATCCTTTTTAGATAAGAGAAATATAATATTGGGCTTTACACTTTTTCCCTACGCTTCATCAGACGAACCTCTGCCCTTTTTTATACTCGGGCGGCTCTACTTTTATACAAAGAAGCGGGGTAATACTTTATGACAATAAATACACTTGATTGGACAGGAGCATGGAACGGACGCCTTTCCGAAAAAGACGAGCAGCGTCATGCTGCCCGCTGTGAAAAGCTCGCCACGCACCTATATGAAGAAATTGACGGTGACAGACTGCCGTTTATCAACTTGCCCTATCGAGAAGAACTTGAGAAAAATCTCATAGAACACTCTCCGTGGCTGCAATCTTTTGACCATATGCTGCTTTTGGGCATTGGTGGCAGCGCATTAGGAACAAGAGCACTCCAGCGTGCATTTTTTCCTGAACAGGATATGCCGAATCATACCGGCAAACGCCTGTGGATTTCAGATAACGTTGATGCCGGAACAACAGAAGAATGGCTGACACGTTTACCTGCAGAAAAAACAGTCGTTATTGTTATTTCTAAATCCGGTGGAACCATTGAGACCATTGCACAGTACTTTGTTGTGCGTGAATGGCTTAAGGAGCACCTTGGCGACGCATGGACTGATCACATTATGCTCATTACAGATGCCCACAACGGTTATCTGCGAGATGAAGTGAACAGACTTGGCGTGCGTTCTATGCCTGTGCCAGAGAACCTTGGCGGTCGCTACTCCGTGCTCAGCGCGGTTGGACTTGTTCCGGCAGCGTTCCTTGGTATTGACTGGAAAGCTTTGCTTGATGGTGCTATGTCAGTTGGTGACAGCCTATGTAAACATGGATGCGGTGAGCGCACTATGTTGACCCACCCTGCATGGAAAATTGCATCGTGGGCAAAAACACTTATGGAAGAAGATTACAACATTCTGTTGTTCTTTACCTATATTCCTAAGTGGGCTTCCTTTGGTGACTGGTTTGCACAACTCTGGGCTGAAAGTCTTGGCAAAGATGGAAAAGGTTCTACACCGCTTCCTGCCAAAGGCGTTACAGACCAACATTCAACGCAGCAGCTCTACCTTGGTGGACCACGCGACAAAGGTTGTTTGTACCTCACTTGTCCAAATCAGCCGGAAGGCATTACCTTTGCCAAAGATCTGCCTGAACGATGGGACTACCTTCGCGGTGAAAAGTTTGGCACCTTACTGCAGGCAGAAACTCTTGGTTCCCGCGTGGCTCTCGGTCAAACCGAGACACCACTTGTAGAAATTAGAGTGGGTGAAGCAACAGAAACTGAAGCCGGACGCCTTATTGCACTGTTGGAAATTGCCACAGTACTTACAGGCTGGCTGCTTGAAATAAATCCGCTTAACCAGCCGCATGTCGAACTCGGCAAGCGATTGGCTAATGCACGGCTCGGTGCCACTGGCTACGATGAAGAAAGCAAACAGCTTGAACACTTCTTAGGCAGGGAGCCCGACATTCAGGAGTTCTAGTTTGATTTTAAGGTTCTTCAAGGACGAAAAGCCATTCGGTTTTGTACGAGTCCTCTCATGGGCAATGCTCATAGTTATCATTATCTCAAGCCTGCTCATGTCCACATTTATTGCGGATCAAGCTCGGAAGACCTTAATTGAAAAACAGAAAAACTTTGCACTATTACTGGCGGAAAATCTGAACCATCAGATTTTCCGTCGTTTTACGCTTCCTACCATCATCGGTTACGGGCGCATTGCGCTGCGTAACCCGACCCAATATCAACGCCTTGAGCAGGTAGTTCAAAACACCATTCACGGCCTGCATGTTAAGGGTCTGCGCATTTACGACAACAAGCAGATCACTTCATACTCCACCAACAAAGATGATCTCGGTAAAACAAGTATTGCCGGAATTGCTGCGCAAAAAGCTGTAGAACAGAACACCTACACTTTTGAAATCGAATCAAAAATTTCTCCGATAAAAGCACTATTCTTGCCCAACCTTCCAGATGACACCTTTACGTTGCGTACAACCTATCCGTTACGCCTTGAAGGAAAACTCGGGGAGGAGCCTAAAGAATTGCCTATCATGGGCGTACTGGAAATTACGCAGGATATTACGCAGGACTACATGAGTGTACTCAGCTTCCAGCGTCTTATCTTTATATCTATTTTCTGCTCGTCCATGTTCATGTTCATGATTCTTGTGTTCATCATCAAGCGGGCAGAACGTGTCCTGACAAACCGCCTTGAAGAAAAAGAAAAGCTTGAACACGACCTGCATCAGAACGAAAAACTGGCAGGCATGGGACGAATGGTTTCATCGATTGCACATGAAATCCGCAACCCGCTTGGCATTA includes:
- a CDS encoding response regulator, whose translation is MTKNLLVITSSLAEQVRLLLLLTAAGYIPTCCESLPSALTALESSPFDAIITDPVILDAPPQKMTAVELVSLIKETALNSSTPVLVMGDVISLQYIMNTLCSGIARFIPKPFSPTEFIETISAELNLAEHKQA
- a CDS encoding GNAT family N-acetyltransferase — encoded protein: MLYSVEEIDKESDLYEPTVAMRRVDLFPVGRVTRSYIQDDLEDKSTLLVALKNRKLLGCGRLTLQGETAELSHIVVGEEHRFTGVGSSLIQKCVEISKRVGAKRIHLESTPEAVPFFEKFGFVVVGEEKILDLLDLPALDMELEL
- a CDS encoding TraR/DksA family transcriptional regulator; amino-acid sequence: MQDIQKEALVQKMYEEVGRLKMEVGRLKEVTKPVAPDDSIGRLSRMDNIVNNSVNTAALTKAESRLAGLEFVLRNIDDPDFGYCMECGAPIPHARLMAMPGATLCVKCAE
- a CDS encoding phosphotransferase family protein; this encodes MDKKNTITRYLHASGWLEELQCRSLSDVSFLAAGEYNENWIVSAASQDQIFNQKHFVFRINHGSQLGLDKEQIRYEFEVLSALKNSAVTPIPYFEDAQAGNFDPAFDHGVLLMEYISGTPLDYTQDLDHAAKVFAAVHTQPVPEQNNFIHQKNPVADIVTESLGLLARFEDHPKIDARRKLETYSERITSLGEEYASAFAAEPQLIVNTEVNSGNFIINRERNSAHLVDWEKAVVSSRYQDLGHFIVPTTTLWKTDFIATPEHRHHFLSRYKEYAGLHQSIEELAILTGILEKTIILRGLSWCYMAWYEYTQQDRTLKNNDTFSTIERYLDNLEWFLQ
- a CDS encoding ABC transporter ATP-binding protein, with the translated sequence MVFTIDSLCKKYSGKAVLSDVSFSVDKGDIVSLIGPSGVGKTTLLRILAGLEEQDSGSISFETPPSKNNPVIMVFQDYLLFPSLTVFENTAFALKARKLPASEIAKRVNTILEFFHLSDKRKQYPAQLSAGQKQRVAIARAMVVNPAVLLLDEPFANLDRNLKLETAEFIRDTQKEFGITTVSVTHDLEEAFAMSDKIGIMLNGRLEQFDTPSALYNSPESIDVARFLGPVNILTPELCTHLNIPAATIPKGRDYAIIRPEQLTLTQGTEARINRVQFGGHYIKYSLQVQNTELTAYGFTAQFAEGDTVGIQVSQQ
- the sfsA gene encoding DNA/RNA nuclease SfsA is translated as MSTHEPLISYPEGCIAGSFVRRVKRFSVEILVDGESVWIHSNNTGSMMGLLRQGSPILASPAANPNRKLKWTQEAVGLNMASGVKWVGVNTQTPNKMLKAAFEAGRLHWAEGYTLFKSEAKVGDSRADGVLRTADDSLPPLWIECKNVTMVEDEVACFPDAVTERGRKHLNNMINLVKQGQRAAFFYLIQRPDGHCFAPADVIDPAYADLFYEALELGVEVYPYRATVTEAGIELGELLPVNPKAF
- a CDS encoding pyridoxal phosphate-dependent aminotransferase, which translates into the protein MKTSSRIAQLKPSATLAVNAKALELKAQGKEIISLAVGEPDFPTPDYVRDACKRALDEGFTRYGAVPGLPELRTAVANYFNVMYGTSARAEHTMITNGGKQALFNLFQSLINPGDEVIIPAPYWVSYPPMVQLAEGVPVAVAASAEAGFKVTVEQLEAARTEKTAVLLLNSPSNPTGAAYSRDEINAVAEWAISHNIFIISDEIYDQLVYAPAEHASLAPWWEKFPEQVCIVNGLAKSFAMTGWRIGYVLAHVDLIKAMSKIQGQSTSNVCSFAQKGAVAALTGGFEIVESMRASFRNRRDLAMSIIGKWPNVVCPVPQGAFYLFPDVHRLYNETYPDSAAMCTYLLEEAGVALVPGAAFGDDNCIRISYAVDEKTLEESLHKIARILFR
- a CDS encoding glucose-6-phosphate isomerase encodes the protein MTINTLDWTGAWNGRLSEKDEQRHAARCEKLATHLYEEIDGDRLPFINLPYREELEKNLIEHSPWLQSFDHMLLLGIGGSALGTRALQRAFFPEQDMPNHTGKRLWISDNVDAGTTEEWLTRLPAEKTVVIVISKSGGTIETIAQYFVVREWLKEHLGDAWTDHIMLITDAHNGYLRDEVNRLGVRSMPVPENLGGRYSVLSAVGLVPAAFLGIDWKALLDGAMSVGDSLCKHGCGERTMLTHPAWKIASWAKTLMEEDYNILLFFTYIPKWASFGDWFAQLWAESLGKDGKGSTPLPAKGVTDQHSTQQLYLGGPRDKGCLYLTCPNQPEGITFAKDLPERWDYLRGEKFGTLLQAETLGSRVALGQTETPLVEIRVGEATETEAGRLIALLEIATVLTGWLLEINPLNQPHVELGKRLANARLGATGYDEESKQLEHFLGREPDIQEF
- a CDS encoding sensor histidine kinase yields the protein MILRFFKDEKPFGFVRVLSWAMLIVIIISSLLMSTFIADQARKTLIEKQKNFALLLAENLNHQIFRRFTLPTIIGYGRIALRNPTQYQRLEQVVQNTIHGLHVKGLRIYDNKQITSYSTNKDDLGKTSIAGIAAQKAVEQNTYTFEIESKISPIKALFLPNLPDDTFTLRTTYPLRLEGKLGEEPKELPIMGVLEITQDITQDYMSVLSFQRLIFISIFCSSMFMFMILVFIIKRAERVLTNRLEEKEKLEHDLHQNEKLAGMGRMVSSIAHEIRNPLGIISSSAEMMIKRDSTDDFTKKMLTVIFEESKRLAQTVTDFLDYAKPKPTRHDKVDLALIINQALGFLENELESKGITVARDYNLKFFIEGDSDLLYRAVYNVVSNGIQAIEGDGEIRICGTHGKTAILQFHDSGSGFDEAHLSKMLDPFFTTRDNGTGLGLPIVNSIVKSHHGTLTLGKSPLGGALVTMEFPLKTPGR